In Leptospira perdikensis, the genomic window TTTCTTTTCGCCATTCGTAAAATGCAGCTCGTCCTATTTCATTCCATTGATAATTTCCCGATTCGTTGTATTCTCTATACCGATAGAGTAAGTTTCCCCATTCCGAAAAAAAGAAGGGTAAAAATCCAGACCGTCCGTTTTCATAACGGTGACCTTCAATGGAACTTAAAAATTCAAAACCAAGTATGTGTTTGAAACTCCCACGTGTGTATCCTAAAACTTGTGGGATTTCCGGCCGCACTTCCGATGGAGAAACCATTCCATATAACAAAGGTGAATCTCTATATACAGTGGCATCTAAAAACAATTTAGATGCAGGGGATTCTGATTTTAAATAGAAAAAACCCACGGATTCTTTTTTATCAAAGATGGACTCCGCCTGAATTCTATGGTTTCCTAAGTCTTGAGAATTCCAAGAATCATTTATGTATAAACTAGATTTATTTTCTCCTGCCGACCAAACGGCCGAATAGGATTTGTTTGGTGATACAAAGTAGATTCCAGGATAGGCAGAGAATGCGGCTGATTGATACATTCCGAATTCATATTCTTTTCCCTCTCTGAGATATCTGTATCCTAAAAAGTTAGAAAATAAAATAGGTTGGGGGAGGGGAGATCCTGTTCTTTCCAATTGAGAATAGAAGTTTGGATCTTTCGCAAAGTAAAAATGAGGGATGGGTTTATAACGATTCCCAGAAGTGAATCGAAATTGTTGGAAAGTAAGATTAGTTCCATAAGAAAAGGTCTCATCACGTTTTTCTAAAATCCAAATTTGTCCTTTTCCTTTCCCACCAAGAAAAACGGAGGAATGATTTTTTTCCTCTCTTGGCAAATACCGAACATCCAAGTTTTGGTAACCCATCCCAAAAAATAACTCATAAGGTGGATCTGTTGTGTATGGAAAGGTTTGGTTTCTTTTTATATTTTTTGTTTTGGTATCCCTAGGGAAATTTCGATCAGTACCTGAATGGGGTTGGTGATTTACATTTTTAGTTTCGACTAATCTTTGTTTGGATCTTTCTCCTTCATTCAATGGCTGTTGGATGTAGACTGTAATTTGTTTTAGTTTCCAAACTTTTGCTACGAGGTTTGCCTCTTTTCCTTTTAAGGACCGTTTCCACTGAATGAAATTTTCTGGAGGTTGTTTGGCTTTTTCCTTCCAGGCTGCGGCCAAATGGGGAGGAAATCCGGCTTCTAAAAGTTCGGAGATGGAAACCTGATCCGGCTTTTTCTCTACGGCTTGCAAAGTCTGTACGAGAGAAATCCACAAAATAACCCCGATTTTCTGCCAATCCACCAGGATTGAGGTCTGAAATTTCGTTTTTTAGGCCTCATTCCGGTTGCTTTTTTTTAAAAGGGACATATTTTATATCTCCCAAATCAAAAAATTCTTATCTAGGACGGGTTTTGTCCCAGGTGGATGCTAAATTTATATATAGAAACCGATAAAAACGTGAAAAAAATATTGACTTAACTTCTCAAATGTTAAGTAGTGTAAACAAGCGTTTAGTATATTATTGGTATTATTTTTTAGTTTTATGTCGTCTAACATGATGACGGGGAGGAAAAACCTATGATCGTTCGATCCATCCAACAACCCGCTTACAACCGCCACAAGGACCAAGGCCTTACAGGGCAAGGTCCTAAAAAGGGATTTTCCCAAAATCAAACTGGGAAGACCTTTGAGGATTATCTAATGGAAGCCTTCCAAGGGGAA contains:
- a CDS encoding LIC12298 family protein, encoding MIVRSIQQPAYNRHKDQGLTGQGPKKGFSQNQTGKTFEDYLMEAFQGEVVQNGEWVSPSLSDLGQKNLKRM